GTGCGTACAGGAATTTGCCGTTGCTGGCCATGCGGAACTCAATCGCCTTAATAATTTCGGCCTGGGTTTTAGCACCGAAGCCTTTCAGCTCAATCAGGCGGTTCTCGTTACAGGCATACAGCAGTTCGCCGGTGTTTTCAATGCCCATTTTGCGCCAGATTACACCCACTTTTTTAGGGCCGATGCCTTTGATGCCCATCATCTCCATTACCCCCTCCGGCGTTTTTTCAATAAGCGCCTGCAGCTCTTTAATAGTGCCGGTTTGCAGCAGTTCGGTGATTTTACCGGCGGTACTTTTGCCGATGCCGTCAACATTTTCCAGTTCGGCCGGTGTTTTATCAGCTACCTTAAAAGGCAGCTTGTCAACCTTAAAGGATGCATTGGCTATGGTGCGTATTTTGAAACTGTTTTCCTCGTGCAGCTCCATCAGTTGCGATAGCAGGCGCAGGGTACGGGCAATAGGTTTGTTTTCCATGCAGAAATTTCGGCTGTAAAAATACAAAAGCCGCCCTGTAACAAGGCGGCTTCTTATAAAATTGTTTGCTATTTATTTTATAACCACGTTAAACGGCAGGCGGGCCTGCGGAACACGCATAATACTCTTTACCTGTTTAATTTGCTCGTAGTAGCGGTAGTCATCCCCAAGTTCTGACATCAGCAACCTGGTTTTTATTTGTGCACTGAACGTAGCACCCAGGCTTTTGAAAGGGCTGTCCTGCTCAGGGTATTCAACTACCTTATAATTTTTGACGTCGGCTTTTTTGGCTGCGGCCTTCACGGCATCTTCAATATTGCCCAAGCGGTCAACCAAACCAATTTTTAAGGCTTGCTTACCCGTCCATACACGGCCCTGGCCAATGCTGTCAATATAACGTTGCGATTTTTTACGGCCTTTAGCCACTACGCCGGTAAATACATCATAACCATGGTTAACCTGGTTTTGCAAAATGGCGCGCTCGGCAGGAGTAAGCGGGCGCGAAATATCACCCAGATCGGCGTATTTGCTGGTTTTAACATTGTCAAAAGTTACACCCAGTTTATCGTTAAAGAATTTTTGCATGTTAGGCAGCACTGCGAATATGCCTATTGAACCGGTAATGGTGTTCGGCTCCGCGAAAATGGAATCGGCCGCGCATGAAATATAGTAACCGCCCGAAGCGGCCACATCGCCCATTGATACCATAATTGGTTTTACCTTTTTGGTAAGGGCTACTTCACGCCAGATAACATCCGATGCCAGTGAGCTGCCGCCCGGTGAGTTTACACGTAATACAACTGCTTTCACTTTATCGTCCTCACGTGCTTCGCGTAATGCTTTTGATAGTCTGTCAGATCCAATGGTGTTATCATTGCCGTCGCCGCCGGTTATTTCGCCCGAGGCATAGATCATGGCGATGCGGTTGCGTGATGAACCTGAGTTTTCTTCTTCCTTATCAGCGCCACCATTGGTAGGGGCACTATCGTATTCAGTAATATTAACCGCGTTTAAATCATCTTTCAGATCGGTTTTGGTGCGTTTCTTCAGTTCAGCCAAAACTTCGTCCTTATATTTCAGGCCATCAACCAGTTTCAGGCGCAAGGCATCTTCAGGGTAACGCACCGTCATGTTATCTGCATAATTAAACAGCGAGTCGCGGTTGATTTTTCTGCTTTTGCTGATGCCGTCGAGAAAATGCCCGAACATGGAGTTAAGGTATGATGTTACCTGCAAGCGGTTAGCATCGCTCATTTTGGTTAGTAAAAATGGCTCAACAGCGCTTTTGTAGGTACCAACTTTAATCACCTGTGCTTCTATGCCCAGTTTATCAAGCGCGCCTTTTAAAAAGGTAACTTCTGAATTAAAACCGCTTAACTCAAAAAAACCTTGCGGATTAAGGTAAACTTTATCGGCAACGGATGCCAGGTAGTAAAATGATTGCGTGTAAACTTCGCCGTAGGCGATGATGAACTTACCGGACTTTTTAAAGTCGATCAGGGCATTGCGTATCTCCTCGGTAGTTGCCTGGCCCGATGCAAGGTAACTCTCGTTAAGATAGATGCCTTTTATATTTTCATCTGTCTTAGCCTTTTTAATATTAGCCAGTATATCGTTAAGGCCCAGGTTTTTTTCCTCAAAGCCTAAAAATTCAAGTTCGGCAAGCGGGTTATAGGGCGTTCGTTCGTTTATGGGCTTCCTGAATTCGAGTGTAAGAATGGAGTTGGCTTCGACCGTGGTTGATTTTTCGGAAGCTGACGACAGCACGCCGGCAAAAATAAATACCGATAGCACACCTAATATTATAGTAGCAGCAAAAATACCAACCACCGTAGCGAGTACAAATTTGAAGAATTGTTTCATTAAATACGCTTAATCTTTTTATCTATGCAAACTTAATAATTCGGTGCATATAACAGTAAGAGCTACCGGGTTATAATTTGTTACAATGGCAGAGGTATTTTTATTGTTGGGGAGTAACCTTGGCGACCGCCAATCACTTTTGGCGAGGGCCATCGGGTTTGTAGCACAGCAGACGGGTACTGTAATAGCTGAATCGGCCGTTTATGAAACACAATCATGGGGCAAAACAGACGAGCCGGATTATCTGAACCAGGTAATTCAACTACGAACTGAACTTGAACCCGAAGCTCTGCTGGATATTTTGCTGGAAATAGAACAGCAAATGGGGCGGGAGCGGCGGGAGCGCTGGGGCGCGCGGGTTATTGATATAGATATTTTGTTTTATGATGACCGTGTTATCAATACTCTGCAACTGCAAATTCCGCATCCGCGATTACACGAAAGGCGCTTCACCCTTGAGCCACTTGCCGAAATTGTGCCATACTTAAAACATCCGGTTTTAAAAAAGGATAATTTGCAGTTACTAAATGAGCTGCAGGATAACTTGATTGTTAAAAAATTATAGCTTTGTAAATTATAATTCCAATTGTATGCCAGTTAACCAGGACCTTGACCTTTCTTTTCTGTACGAAATTGCCGACGGCAGTGATGAGTTTATTGTAGAATCTATCGGTATGTTTTTACAGCAAACGCCTGATTTGCTGCAAAACATCAGTGTTGCCATATCAGCGGCTGATTGGCCGAACGCGGCAAGCGCCGCCCATAAACTAAAGCCCAACCTTGGTTTTTTTGGAATGCTTAACAGCCAGGCTTTATTGCAGGATATTGAACTGCAATGCAAAACAGGCTCGCCTGATGCTGCCGATGTAGTGCAAAAGTTTAAAATCGTTAATGATAACTTAACGGTTAACCTTGCCGAACTTGAAAGGGTAAAACAGGAAAAAGAAGCCGGGCTGTAATTAAGCCTGGTGCAGTGTGAACGAGTAGCTTTCCATAATCAGGTTAGCCAGCAGGTTTTTACAAGCCTCGTCAACCTTGGCGGTAGCAGCAGCTTCGCTTTCAGCCTCAATCTCTAATGTAATGTGTTTGCCAATGCGCACGTTTTGAATTTCGGAAAGCCCAAGGTTTTTCATGCTGCCGGTTACGGCTTTACCCTGAGGGTCCAATATTTCTTTTTTTGGCATTACATCGATCTCAGCCTGAAACTTTATCATTTGCTAATTTGAATTGAATTAATGATAGGGTGATATAAAATATGATAACCACCGGAACAGCGGCAAATTTAAAAAATAGTATCAATATTGCCGAGAGCAGCAGCAGTAAATAGCGATAAATATTCTTATTAAAGTCGCGATTCTTGAATTTTAACGACATCAGCGGCAGCTCGGCAACAAGCAACGCGCACATAATCAACACAAAAACGGTTAAAATATACGGGTTGAAAAGTATCTTGCCAACATCCGGTATTTGCTGTAAAATAAGCGGAAAAGAGGCGATCAGTATGGCGTTGGCCGGTGTTGGCAAGCCTATAAAGCTTTCGGCCTGGCGCGTATCGTTGTTAAATTTGGCCAGGCGTAAGGCCGAAAATACAGGAATCAGGAAGGCTACAAATGGCAAATATTCGCTCACCACACCTAGTTGTGGGCCCTGCTGGTAAAATTCATATAAAATTACAGAAGGCAGCACACCAAAACTTACCATATCGGCCAGCGAATCCAGATCCTTGCCTATACCCGAGTAGGATTGTAACACCCTCGAGGCAAGGCCGTCAAAAAAATCAAATATCGCTGAAAGGAAAATAGCGTACGACGCAAAAATCAGATAGTCAGACGTAAACGTTAACACGATGCCTATACAGCCGCTGAACAGGTTAGCACAGGTAATAAAATTCGGAAGGTGTTTTCTGACGCGTTTCTTCATTTCAAGCCATGAAGGTATCAATAAAAGCGAAGTTACAAGTTAAATTTCGCTAACTTATAAACTTCGCAATTATTAAATTATTATGAATTCATCGAGATCAGGAATTCTTCGTTGGTTTTTGTGCCTCTTATCTGGCTTTGCAAAAACTCCATTGATTCCTGCGAATTCATGTCGGCAAGGTGATTACGCAATATCCATATACGCTGCAATGCGTCGCGGTCAAGCAACAGATCATCGCGGCGGGTACTTGATGCGGTAATATCAATAGCCGGGAATATACGTTTGTTAGATAGCTTACGATCCAGCTGAAGTTCCATGTTACCGGTACCCTTGAACTCTTCAAAAATAACCTCGTCCATTTTTGAGCCGGTTTCGGTAAGTGCTGTAGCGATGATGGTTAATGAGCCGCCATCCTCAATGTTACGGGCCGCGCCAAAAAAGCGTTTTGGCTTGTGCAGCGCGTTTGCATCCACACCACCCGAAAGTATTTTACCAGATGCCGGGGCAACGGTGTTGTAGGCACGGGCAAGGCGGGTTATTGAGTCAAGCAGGATCACCACGTCGTGTCCGCACTCAACCATACGCTTAGCTTTCTCTAATACAATGTTTGCAATTTTTACGTGTCTTTCGGCAGGCTCATCAAAGGTTGATGATACTACCTCGGCACGTACGCTGCGCGCCATATCAGTAACCTCCTCCGGGCGTTCGTCAATCAGTAAAATGATCAGATATACCTCGGGGTGGTTTTTGGCGATGGCGTTGGCAACATCCTTTAATAACATGGTTTTACCCGTTTTAGGTTGCGCTACAATTAGCCCACGCTGACCTTTACCTATTGGCGAGAACAGGTCCATTATACGGGTAGAATAGTTGCCCGGGTCAGTAAACAGGTTCAGCCTTTCTGAAGGGAACAATGGCGTAAGGTGATCAAAGGGAACGCGGTCGCGCACTTCAGCCGGTACACGGCCATTGATGGCCTCAACACGTACCAGCGGGAAGTATTTTTCACCTTCTTTAGGCGGGCGTATGCTGCCGCGAACGGTATCGCCGGTTTTTAAGCCAAACAGCTTTATTTGCGACTGTGATACGTAAATATCATCAGGCGAGGTTAAGTAGTTGTAGTCTGATGAGCGAAGGAAACCATAACCATCAGGCATAATCTCCAGCACACCTTCGTTGATGATGACATTGTCAAAATCAAGGTTGATGGCTTCCTGTTGTTTTTGCTGATTAGGGTTAATGCGGCGCTCAAATTTTTGCGGGCGTTGCTCGGCAGGGGCTTCTTGTCTGGCAACGGGCGCTGCTTCAGCCTGTACCGGTGTAACTGCTTCAACCGGTGCTTCCTCAACCTGTTCAATAGCCGGAGTTTCATCCTCGGCGGCATCAAATAAATTGGTATCATTAAGTGGTACCTGTGGCTTGCGGGCGGGCTGTGGGGTAGCTGTTTTTACGCTTCGGGTTCTTTTACGCGGTTTGTCGTCAGCGTCGGCAGTGTCAGCCTGTGGCGTAGCTGCAGGCTGTGTTTTTTCGGCATAGTTTTGTTCAACTATGCTTTGTTGGGCTTTGGCAACTTCAATTAGTTGCTGCTGCTCCTTTATGCGGGTAATAAGCTGGGCTTTCCGCAGTTCGTCGGCCTCGGCTATACCTAAACTTTTAGCAATCTCACGCAACTCTGACACGAGTTTATCGTTCAATTCAATCTTATCGGACATGATTTGGATTATAGTTCAAAAGAATTATTTTGTTTGACAGGTTTATCCCCGTATTCCATACGCAGCACTTCGTAACATCATGCAACTGTTATAAATAAATAACCCGGAATTTAAATTGTTTCTTTAGTGCAAGAAAAATTCAAAGAGGAAAACACTGCAATGTTACTTAAATATTTTCAAATAGCAAACTATCAAAAATATTTATAGTACATAAGGCTAACAGTACAACTAATTTTTAGTTTTTTTGACCCTCAAATTATTTTGCATGATTTCGAGACAACAGCTTATTGAACAGATTAAATTAAAACGCAGCTTTTTATGCGTGGGCCTGGATACCGATATAAACAAGATACCCGACTTTTTAAAGCAATATCCCGACCCAATATTTGAATTCAATAAGCGCATAATTGATGCCACTAAGGACCTTTGTATAGCCTATAAACCCAATGCCGCTTTTTACGAAAGCCGTGGCGTAAAAGGCCTGCAAGGCCTGGTTGATACCTATAGTTACATACCTAAGGATATACTCAGCATTATTGACGCCAAGCGTGGCGATATCGGCAATACATCTGACATGTATGCCCGGGCCTTTTTTGATGAAGCCGAAACCGGAATGGGCTTTGACGCCATCACCGTAACCCCTTATATGGGTAACGACAGTGTGACGCCGTATTTAAAGTATGATGGTAAATGGATCATCCTGCTGGCGTTAACATCATCTGTAGGAAGTAAGGATTTTCAATACCTGGAAACGCCCGACGGCCACCTGTTTGCAACCGTAATTAAAAAAGCCAATACCTGGGCCGGTGCCGACAGGCTGATGTTTGTTGTAGGCGCTACCAAGAGCACCGAATTTACCAGCATCCGCAAATACGCGCCCGACAATTTTTTATTGGTGCCCGGGGTAGGGGCGCAGGGTGGCAGTTTAGAAGACGTGTGCCAATACGGTATCACTCCGGATTGTGGCCTGATCGTAAACGCGTCGCGATCTATCATCTACGCCTCCAACGGTGAAGATTTTGTCGAAGCGGCTCGCGAGGAAGCGAAAAAGCTTCAAAAAGCGATGGAAGTGGAGCTGGAAAAGGCGGGGATTATTTAGACTGCGGAGTTCGGAAGTTAGATTGCGGAATTTGATCAATCACCTAACGTTTTGTCATTTCGATCGAGGTACGAGGAGAAAACTGTCGCTTTACAATTTGCGGACAGATTTCTCGCTATCGCTCGAAATGACAGTATTTATGGTATGATTAATCGAAAATTCCGAAATCAAACGTCCGAAATCCGAAATCAATTTACGCTTTCAGATCGCCTTCTATCGAATCATCAATAGTAGTGCCCATAATAGCGCCCGCAATTTGTTTAACAAAGGCGATGGCGTTGCCGTGTTTATTGTCCCAGTAGTGGCCTTGCGTTGGCGTTACCTTGATGATGCTGATGCGCGGATCGCTTTTGCCCTCGGTAAACCAAACTTTAAGAACCGGATCCCACAGTTCATCAATTTTGCTTTTATCTTCGCTGATCTCGGCTATGCCATACACGTTTAAAAAGCCGGAGTACGATGACCCCTGGAATAACAACTGCACAAACGGATCGGCGGCAATCTCTTCGTTCTTGTGGCTGTCGTTGGCGCTTAAAAACCACATGTCGCCATTATCGTCAATTTTTTGCGGC
This genomic interval from Mucilaginibacter defluvii contains the following:
- the sppA gene encoding signal peptide peptidase SppA, translated to MKQFFKFVLATVVGIFAATIILGVLSVFIFAGVLSSASEKSTTVEANSILTLEFRKPINERTPYNPLAELEFLGFEEKNLGLNDILANIKKAKTDENIKGIYLNESYLASGQATTEEIRNALIDFKKSGKFIIAYGEVYTQSFYYLASVADKVYLNPQGFFELSGFNSEVTFLKGALDKLGIEAQVIKVGTYKSAVEPFLLTKMSDANRLQVTSYLNSMFGHFLDGISKSRKINRDSLFNYADNMTVRYPEDALRLKLVDGLKYKDEVLAELKKRTKTDLKDDLNAVNITEYDSAPTNGGADKEEENSGSSRNRIAMIYASGEITGGDGNDNTIGSDRLSKALREAREDDKVKAVVLRVNSPGGSSLASDVIWREVALTKKVKPIMVSMGDVAASGGYYISCAADSIFAEPNTITGSIGIFAVLPNMQKFFNDKLGVTFDNVKTSKYADLGDISRPLTPAERAILQNQVNHGYDVFTGVVAKGRKKSQRYIDSIGQGRVWTGKQALKIGLVDRLGNIEDAVKAAAKKADVKNYKVVEYPEQDSPFKSLGATFSAQIKTRLLMSELGDDYRYYEQIKQVKSIMRVPQARLPFNVVIK
- the folK gene encoding 2-amino-4-hydroxy-6-hydroxymethyldihydropteridine diphosphokinase; its protein translation is MAEVFLLLGSNLGDRQSLLARAIGFVAQQTGTVIAESAVYETQSWGKTDEPDYLNQVIQLRTELEPEALLDILLEIEQQMGRERRERWGARVIDIDILFYDDRVINTLQLQIPHPRLHERRFTLEPLAEIVPYLKHPVLKKDNLQLLNELQDNLIVKKL
- a CDS encoding Hpt domain-containing protein, with the translated sequence MPVNQDLDLSFLYEIADGSDEFIVESIGMFLQQTPDLLQNISVAISAADWPNAASAAHKLKPNLGFFGMLNSQALLQDIELQCKTGSPDAADVVQKFKIVNDNLTVNLAELERVKQEKEAGL
- the purS gene encoding phosphoribosylformylglycinamidine synthase subunit PurS, coding for MIKFQAEIDVMPKKEILDPQGKAVTGSMKNLGLSEIQNVRIGKHITLEIEAESEAAATAKVDEACKNLLANLIMESYSFTLHQA
- a CDS encoding CDP-alcohol phosphatidyltransferase family protein; the encoded protein is MKKRVRKHLPNFITCANLFSGCIGIVLTFTSDYLIFASYAIFLSAIFDFFDGLASRVLQSYSGIGKDLDSLADMVSFGVLPSVILYEFYQQGPQLGVVSEYLPFVAFLIPVFSALRLAKFNNDTRQAESFIGLPTPANAILIASFPLILQQIPDVGKILFNPYILTVFVLIMCALLVAELPLMSLKFKNRDFNKNIYRYLLLLLSAILILFFKFAAVPVVIIFYITLSLIQFKLANDKVSG
- the rho gene encoding transcription termination factor Rho, with the translated sequence MSDKIELNDKLVSELREIAKSLGIAEADELRKAQLITRIKEQQQLIEVAKAQQSIVEQNYAEKTQPAATPQADTADADDKPRKRTRSVKTATPQPARKPQVPLNDTNLFDAAEDETPAIEQVEEAPVEAVTPVQAEAAPVARQEAPAEQRPQKFERRINPNQQKQQEAINLDFDNVIINEGVLEIMPDGYGFLRSSDYNYLTSPDDIYVSQSQIKLFGLKTGDTVRGSIRPPKEGEKYFPLVRVEAINGRVPAEVRDRVPFDHLTPLFPSERLNLFTDPGNYSTRIMDLFSPIGKGQRGLIVAQPKTGKTMLLKDVANAIAKNHPEVYLIILLIDERPEEVTDMARSVRAEVVSSTFDEPAERHVKIANIVLEKAKRMVECGHDVVILLDSITRLARAYNTVAPASGKILSGGVDANALHKPKRFFGAARNIEDGGSLTIIATALTETGSKMDEVIFEEFKGTGNMELQLDRKLSNKRIFPAIDITASSTRRDDLLLDRDALQRIWILRNHLADMNSQESMEFLQSQIRGTKTNEEFLISMNS
- the pyrF gene encoding orotidine-5'-phosphate decarboxylase, with amino-acid sequence MSRQQLIEQIKLKRSFLCVGLDTDINKIPDFLKQYPDPIFEFNKRIIDATKDLCIAYKPNAAFYESRGVKGLQGLVDTYSYIPKDILSIIDAKRGDIGNTSDMYARAFFDEAETGMGFDAITVTPYMGNDSVTPYLKYDGKWIILLALTSSVGSKDFQYLETPDGHLFATVIKKANTWAGADRLMFVVGATKSTEFTSIRKYAPDNFLLVPGVGAQGGSLEDVCQYGITPDCGLIVNASRSIIYASNGEDFVEAAREEAKKLQKAMEVELEKAGII
- a CDS encoding pyridoxamine 5'-phosphate oxidase family protein yields the protein MDSINANQPEDNIENLEGNEAWKKLKQLAEKADTCFFCSNIKTGLPFSTRPMSPQKIDDNGDMWFLSANDSHKNEEIAADPFVQLLFQGSSYSGFLNVYGIAEISEDKSKIDELWDPVLKVWFTEGKSDPRISIIKVTPTQGHYWDNKHGNAIAFVKQIAGAIMGTTIDDSIEGDLKA